In the Pyrolobus fumarii 1A genome, one interval contains:
- a CDS encoding formate--phosphoribosylaminoimidazolecarboxamide ligase family protein produces the protein MSIAREMKKLVEEYDQNKLHIGVVASHSALDVLWGVKRLGFRTLAIAERRRLEPYRRLVGKVIDELIVVDRYADMLDESIQERLRSLNTIIVPNRSFAVYLGYDNIEKKLRVPIFGNRFLLRWEERKGEKNYYKLLDDAGVRRPKVYNSVEEVDRPVLVKLPEAARRVERAFFVARDREDLERKLQELMEKGIIDDKSLEEMVIEEFVDGAHFNVNFFYSVVRGELELYSIDRRLQTNIDDINRWPAWVQERLEGVIIERMIEVGHIPVTIRESMLAKVFPLAERVVEAARKLEPPGIIGPFTLQLIVTPNLDVVVYDVALRVGGGTNSVMAWGGQYIHLWHGKPLTLGERIALEIREAIRDGRLPDIVT, from the coding sequence GTGTCAATTGCTCGCGAGATGAAGAAGCTAGTAGAGGAATATGACCAAAACAAGCTACACATAGGCGTAGTTGCTAGTCATAGTGCGCTCGATGTGCTGTGGGGTGTCAAAAGGCTAGGCTTTCGTACTCTTGCCATAGCTGAGAGGCGTAGACTCGAACCATATCGTAGACTTGTTGGTAAAGTGATAGACGAGTTGATAGTTGTAGATCGTTACGCCGATATGTTGGATGAGAGTATACAGGAGAGGCTTCGCTCGCTCAACACGATAATAGTGCCTAATCGCAGCTTTGCGGTCTATCTCGGGTATGACAACATCGAAAAGAAGTTGCGCGTGCCGATATTTGGGAATAGGTTCTTGCTTCGATGGGAGGAGCGTAAAGGCGAGAAAAACTACTACAAGCTTCTCGATGATGCTGGTGTACGGCGCCCCAAGGTGTACAATAGCGTAGAAGAGGTTGACAGACCCGTTTTAGTCAAGCTGCCGGAGGCCGCTAGGAGGGTGGAGAGGGCATTCTTCGTGGCTAGGGATAGGGAGGATCTTGAGAGAAAGTTGCAGGAACTAATGGAGAAGGGGATTATCGACGATAAATCGCTGGAGGAGATGGTTATAGAGGAGTTTGTTGACGGCGCCCACTTCAACGTGAACTTCTTCTATAGTGTTGTTCGCGGTGAACTCGAGCTCTACAGTATTGACAGAAGGTTGCAAACTAACATAGACGACATCAACAGGTGGCCTGCATGGGTGCAGGAGAGGCTAGAGGGTGTAATAATCGAGCGCATGATAGAAGTTGGCCACATCCCAGTGACAATACGCGAGAGTATGTTAGCCAAGGTGTTCCCGCTCGCGGAGCGTGTAGTCGAGGCCGCTAGGAAACTAGAACCTCCGGGTATAATTGGGCCCTTCACGCTTCAACTAATAGTGACGCCGAACCTCGACGTCGTTGTATATGATGTTGCGTTGCGTGTAGGCGGAGGTACTAACAGCGTAATGGCTTGGGGCGGGCAGTATATACACCTTTGGCATGGAAAACCGTTAACACTAGGAGAGCGTATTGCCTTGGAGATACGCGAGGCTATCCGAGATGGACGGCTACCCGACATCGTAACTTGA
- a CDS encoding glycerophosphodiester phosphodiesterase: protein MLGLNKVLKALTRKPFAVIGHRCAAGEALENTLSALERALEAGVDIVEVDVQVTKDGVPILLHDESLTRIAGIDINVRSSTWSEIQRVTLPDGERLATLTEFLEAIRGRIPALIEIKHVEDTRIVVDHLTGLEEWIAIISFHDEALRLAKRLNPKLVTGLIYARPPGRILDAKRVGASIVLPRYNLATEKAVNFAHRLGLRVIAWTVNDEMTAITLYKRGVEGIATDYPSKLTRLREKLGSNDEHDSL, encoded by the coding sequence GTGTTGGGCTTGAATAAGGTGCTCAAAGCACTCACGCGTAAACCATTTGCCGTGATAGGGCATAGGTGTGCAGCTGGCGAGGCACTCGAGAACACATTATCTGCTCTAGAGCGCGCACTAGAAGCTGGTGTTGACATCGTCGAGGTAGATGTGCAAGTTACTAAGGACGGCGTTCCTATACTTTTACATGATGAGAGTTTAACGAGAATAGCAGGCATTGATATCAATGTAAGATCATCCACATGGAGCGAGATACAACGCGTCACTTTACCTGATGGTGAGAGGCTAGCCACTTTAACGGAGTTTCTAGAGGCTATACGAGGGCGTATACCAGCCCTTATAGAGATAAAACATGTGGAGGATACGCGTATCGTAGTTGATCATCTTACTGGCCTCGAAGAGTGGATTGCAATAATAAGCTTCCACGACGAAGCTTTACGTCTCGCTAAGCGTTTGAACCCAAAGCTAGTTACCGGGTTGATATACGCACGTCCACCGGGAAGGATTCTAGATGCTAAGAGGGTTGGAGCTAGTATAGTCTTGCCACGTTACAACCTTGCAACCGAGAAGGCTGTTAACTTCGCTCATAGGCTTGGACTGCGCGTGATAGCGTGGACGGTAAATGACGAAATGACAGCCATCACGCTCTATAAGCGTGGCGTTGAAGGTATAGCCACGGACTATCCCTCCAAGCTTACAAGACTACGCGAGAAGCTTGGCAGCAATGATGAACACGACTCTCTCTGA
- a CDS encoding DUF190 domain-containing protein translates to MGARWARLRIYIGEHDKYQGKPLYMHLLYMFKKRGVKGATVYRGIAGYGSHSLIHTTSILRLSEDLPIVVEVVDEEHVINELIEEVKKVVKEGLITVEPVQVVFYGHSEK, encoded by the coding sequence ATGGGCGCACGATGGGCTAGGCTACGAATCTACATAGGGGAGCATGACAAGTATCAGGGCAAGCCCCTCTATATGCACTTGCTATACATGTTCAAGAAGCGGGGCGTGAAAGGGGCAACAGTATACCGTGGGATAGCGGGCTACGGGTCACACAGTCTCATACACACCACGAGCATACTAAGACTCTCTGAGGATCTCCCCATAGTGGTGGAGGTAGTCGACGAGGAGCATGTTATAAACGAGCTCATCGAGGAGGTCAAGAAGGTGGTCAAAGAGGGTCTCATAACAGTCGAGCCGGTGCAAGTGGTGTTCTACGGGCATAGTGAAAAGTAA
- a CDS encoding DNA double-strand break repair nuclease NurA yields MAIEEALDAINRLTELRALLRKILNVSSIPRGNCNTPIIAVDGSYAVYGAHGLHAIVVKAAIVVISADKTSVTTLGPLVTSVYSLTGGEEIHRVAEELMIALETIAVARSTADASDAALLILDGPIADPPRPAPLSTNTRRILKRLLNIEIDDLHRWRASMLSSALRRLHALAGYVKRPSGSTLLTRKLDTLAGKLQQVDDAWIAGIALGPGEATSPERMPPEGIYQLYYTMLGGIEYTYAKVGMMPPARLEVAPIGVIDKILGCLSSLTKHSKHPLPIQLAHEKSLVSLEEAKTAHRLITNTLIKRLKGDPRKLLAIIHPGLEKIEAGGEEATLI; encoded by the coding sequence ATGGCGATTGAAGAGGCTCTAGACGCTATTAATAGGCTCACAGAGCTTAGAGCACTGCTACGCAAGATTCTCAACGTTTCTAGCATCCCGCGTGGCAACTGCAACACTCCTATAATCGCCGTTGATGGCAGTTATGCCGTGTACGGTGCACACGGCCTACACGCTATAGTTGTTAAGGCAGCTATAGTCGTCATTAGTGCTGACAAGACGAGTGTAACCACTCTCGGCCCACTTGTAACAAGCGTTTATAGCCTAACGGGCGGCGAGGAGATACACCGAGTAGCAGAAGAACTCATGATAGCTCTCGAGACTATAGCGGTCGCACGTAGCACCGCTGATGCCAGCGATGCTGCACTACTTATCCTCGACGGCCCCATAGCCGACCCGCCCAGACCAGCACCACTATCCACCAACACAAGGCGAATACTGAAACGACTATTGAATATTGAAATAGACGACTTGCACCGATGGCGCGCTTCCATGCTATCATCTGCGCTACGAAGACTTCACGCACTAGCTGGTTATGTGAAGCGCCCAAGCGGCTCTACACTCCTAACTCGAAAGCTTGACACGCTAGCGGGAAAATTACAACAGGTTGACGATGCGTGGATTGCTGGCATAGCACTTGGCCCGGGCGAAGCGACAAGCCCCGAGCGCATGCCCCCCGAGGGCATCTACCAACTCTACTATACGATGCTAGGCGGCATAGAGTACACCTACGCGAAAGTAGGGATGATGCCACCAGCAAGACTCGAAGTCGCACCCATCGGGGTCATAGACAAGATTCTAGGGTGCCTATCCTCCCTAACCAAGCATTCCAAACATCCCCTACCAATCCAACTCGCACACGAAAAGAGCCTTGTAAGCCTCGAGGAAGCTAAAACAGCACATCGTCTAATCACAAACACACTCATAAAGAGGTTGAAAGGTGATCCACGCAAACTACTCGCTATTATACACCCTGGACTCGAGAAGATAGAAGCAGGGGGTGAGGAAGCTACCCTAATCTGA
- a CDS encoding protein-tyrosine phosphatase family protein, with protein MACNRSYVESLCGGKVLLIGTGCNCIPELVKKYHVDVVIGLFESWECDIPGRLVTYHLPVRDFSVEPLFNVVTAVKLAARHLARGESVLIACRGGCGRTGTVISLFNIVYRCMGYRDAVDHYVRLRGCGPETPDQHSLLYKASEIAANAGCEPLIGKDACRKPSSYDPDFVLEAILEYVF; from the coding sequence TTGGCCTGCAATAGATCCTACGTGGAGAGCCTCTGCGGCGGAAAAGTGTTGCTGATAGGCACCGGGTGTAACTGTATACCAGAGCTAGTCAAGAAATACCACGTTGATGTTGTGATAGGGTTGTTTGAGAGTTGGGAGTGTGACATACCCGGTAGACTAGTAACTTACCATTTGCCGGTAAGGGACTTCAGCGTTGAGCCGTTGTTCAACGTGGTCACGGCTGTCAAGCTGGCAGCCAGGCACCTGGCTCGGGGAGAATCAGTTCTTATTGCGTGTAGAGGCGGGTGTGGCCGTACAGGCACAGTCATAAGCCTATTCAACATAGTATATCGGTGCATGGGATATCGTGATGCAGTCGACCACTATGTTAGGCTAAGAGGATGTGGCCCAGAGACGCCAGACCAGCATAGCCTGCTCTACAAGGCATCCGAGATAGCGGCTAATGCAGGTTGCGAGCCCCTTATCGGCAAGGATGCGTGTCGGAAGCCCAGCAGTTATGACCCGGATTTCGTGCTTGAGGCGATCCTGGAATACGTGTTTTGA
- a CDS encoding 50S ribosomal protein L15e, with protein sequence MAHGLYHYLREMWKKRWDDPELARLWKQRLLQWRREPSVVRIDKPTRLDRARALGYKAKPGIIVVRVRVRKGGLNRPRPNKGRRPKRMGVYGYAPAKSTRLIAEERAARKYPNLEVLNSYYVGEDGLYKWYEVILVDPHHPAICRDHELGWICSPKHRGRVFRGLTSAGKKMRGLRKSRGLRGTIKYKWKKKQKERELKKRHEASRGARLIAPDEIREKYHKGDLQ encoded by the coding sequence GTGGCGCACGGACTGTACCACTATCTACGCGAGATGTGGAAGAAGCGATGGGACGACCCGGAGCTAGCAAGGCTGTGGAAGCAGAGGCTACTCCAGTGGAGGCGCGAGCCGAGCGTTGTAAGGATTGACAAGCCTACGAGGCTCGACCGTGCGCGTGCACTCGGCTATAAGGCCAAGCCTGGGATAATCGTCGTGAGGGTTAGGGTCAGGAAGGGCGGCCTAAACCGCCCAAGGCCCAACAAGGGTAGGAGACCTAAGAGGATGGGTGTCTATGGTTATGCGCCTGCAAAGTCTACTAGGTTGATAGCAGAGGAGAGAGCCGCCCGTAAATATCCGAACCTTGAGGTGCTCAACAGCTACTATGTGGGCGAGGATGGTCTATACAAGTGGTACGAGGTCATACTAGTCGACCCGCACCACCCCGCTATATGCCGCGATCACGAGCTGGGCTGGATATGCAGCCCGAAGCACCGCGGCAGAGTATTCCGCGGCCTCACGAGCGCTGGCAAGAAGATGCGCGGTCTGCGCAAGAGCAGAGGCCTACGTGGCACCATCAAGTACAAGTGGAAGAAGAAGCAGAAGGAGCGCGAGCTCAAGAAGAGGCACGAGGCAAGCAGGGGCGCCAGGCTTATCGCACCAGACGAGATACGAGAAAAGTATCACAAGGGCGACCTGCAATAA
- the cdvC gene encoding cell division protein CdvC, giving the protein MTVLAKLENMARRYVVAAVEADRAGRYDEAITNYKKAIELLAKIVRLYPDYPLSRTYAEMIKKYRTRVQQLESRRVPAAPVEAGVSDENSDEEWLVTEKPRVTFDDIVDLEEAKRAIIEAIVYPVRRPDLFPLGWPRGILLFGPPGCGKTMLAAAVANEVDGHFFHVDAASIMSKWLGEAEKKVKKLFAKARKLAEETGKPSIIFIDEVDALLGVHSTEVGGEVRVRNQFLKEMDGLQDKDKKLHVYVIAATNKPWRLDQAFIRRFQKRIYIPPPNKEVRKQLFLHYTSKIRVADDVDFDKLAEMTEGYSASDIRDVVMEAYMRTVRELFEEKGGVGEPRPVAMEDFIEVLKRRGPSISPDVLRAYEEWFRRFRAV; this is encoded by the coding sequence TTGACGGTTCTAGCGAAGCTCGAGAATATGGCGAGACGCTACGTTGTTGCAGCGGTTGAGGCGGATAGAGCAGGACGTTATGACGAGGCAATAACCAACTATAAGAAGGCGATTGAGCTGCTCGCGAAGATAGTGCGTCTTTACCCCGACTATCCTCTCTCTCGCACATACGCCGAAATGATCAAGAAGTATAGGACGCGTGTCCAACAATTAGAGTCTCGTAGGGTGCCAGCTGCCCCTGTAGAAGCAGGGGTAAGCGACGAGAATAGTGATGAAGAGTGGCTTGTGACGGAAAAGCCTCGCGTCACTTTCGACGATATAGTCGACCTCGAGGAGGCTAAGAGAGCTATCATAGAGGCCATAGTCTATCCAGTCCGCAGGCCCGACCTATTCCCGCTTGGCTGGCCTCGAGGTATACTCCTCTTTGGTCCACCTGGCTGTGGCAAGACAATGCTAGCGGCAGCTGTTGCTAATGAAGTGGATGGTCACTTCTTCCACGTAGATGCGGCTTCCATAATGTCCAAGTGGCTTGGCGAGGCTGAGAAGAAAGTGAAGAAACTGTTCGCCAAGGCCAGGAAGCTTGCAGAGGAGACAGGCAAGCCAAGCATAATATTCATCGATGAGGTTGATGCGTTACTAGGTGTGCATTCAACCGAGGTTGGTGGCGAGGTCAGAGTAAGAAACCAGTTCCTAAAGGAAATGGATGGATTGCAAGACAAGGACAAGAAGCTTCATGTCTATGTGATAGCAGCGACTAACAAGCCTTGGCGTTTGGACCAGGCGTTCATACGCAGGTTCCAGAAGAGGATATACATACCTCCGCCCAACAAGGAGGTGAGGAAGCAACTCTTCCTCCACTATACGAGCAAGATCCGGGTAGCGGACGATGTGGACTTCGATAAGCTAGCTGAAATGACCGAAGGTTATAGCGCTAGTGATATACGTGATGTTGTAATGGAGGCTTACATGAGAACCGTGAGAGAGTTGTTCGAAGAGAAGGGTGGAGTTGGGGAGCCGAGGCCCGTGGCCATGGAGGACTTCATCGAGGTGCTGAAGAGGAGAGGGCCGAGTATCTCTCCAGATGTACTGAGGGCCTACGAGGAATGGTTTAGGCGGTTCAGGGCTGTCTAA
- a CDS encoding 4Fe-4S binding protein: MTGEISVKFYPCGSVRLSKDRCTGCGDCVKLCPVNALKLEDGTVVQVGVCVVCLGCMAVCKERAIQVDVVECPEELEVDVTSKNNVNV, encoded by the coding sequence ATGACAGGCGAGATCAGCGTGAAGTTCTATCCGTGCGGCTCTGTTAGACTAAGTAAGGATAGATGCACGGGCTGTGGAGACTGCGTTAAGTTATGTCCAGTGAACGCGTTGAAACTAGAAGATGGGACTGTGGTGCAGGTCGGTGTTTGCGTGGTTTGTTTGGGTTGCATGGCTGTCTGCAAGGAGAGAGCTATACAAGTGGATGTCGTAGAGTGCCCAGAGGAACTCGAGGTGGACGTTACGAGTAAAAATAATGTAAATGTGTAA
- a CDS encoding Snf7 family protein: MPIAFEAFKPVKSLLGLLPWLGRSEAGGDFQDKIQMVIFKLKELENRIVEIRVRFEKRSEELFRKTVWALKKGDKKRAEIYAQEVAHMKNLLKLVRATERLIVHAIERLKTASDVRELTEILLTFGAAIDEVRSQMQGLYPGLALAFEEINKSIKLLLVETTPPTLTDIDVDTIANEASKVLEEALRQAEEDVEKVLPDESMRKILSDAGIKIPLLESKQQTSLKQIQNVQNVGASTGKNSSMGRAAAASVTSGKGVARRVAPPVPLAVQASGVPGASITERRPRRMSEEELERKLLDYILEHGGFLDINDFTRRYGVTREEVLAALNRLHARGLIKLA, from the coding sequence ATGCCCATTGCGTTTGAAGCGTTCAAGCCTGTAAAGTCGCTGCTGGGGCTGCTGCCGTGGCTTGGACGTAGCGAAGCAGGTGGGGACTTCCAGGACAAGATACAGATGGTGATATTCAAGCTTAAGGAGCTTGAGAATAGGATAGTTGAGATACGTGTAAGATTCGAGAAGAGAAGTGAGGAGCTATTCCGAAAGACCGTATGGGCCCTGAAGAAGGGTGATAAGAAGAGAGCCGAGATATATGCGCAAGAAGTGGCCCACATGAAGAATCTGTTGAAGCTTGTAAGGGCGACTGAAAGGCTGATTGTGCATGCCATAGAGAGGCTAAAGACTGCCAGTGATGTCCGTGAGCTAACGGAGATCCTACTAACCTTCGGTGCGGCCATAGACGAGGTTAGGAGCCAGATGCAGGGCCTCTATCCTGGGTTAGCACTCGCATTCGAAGAGATAAACAAGAGTATCAAGCTGCTTCTTGTTGAGACTACGCCACCCACGCTAACAGACATAGACGTTGATACAATAGCTAATGAGGCCAGTAAGGTGCTAGAAGAGGCGCTTAGACAGGCAGAAGAGGATGTCGAGAAGGTACTTCCAGATGAGAGTATGCGCAAGATTCTAAGTGACGCTGGGATTAAGATACCGCTGCTCGAGTCTAAGCAACAAACTAGTCTCAAACAAATACAGAACGTGCAAAATGTTGGAGCTAGCACGGGCAAGAACTCCTCTATGGGTAGAGCAGCTGCAGCCTCTGTGACTAGCGGGAAGGGTGTTGCCAGGAGGGTTGCCCCGCCGGTTCCTCTGGCTGTGCAGGCTAGTGGCGTGCCGGGTGCTAGCATAACAGAGAGGAGGCCTAGGAGGATGAGTGAAGAGGAGTTAGAGCGTAAGCTACTAGACTACATCCTCGAGCACGGAGGCTTCCTAGACATAAACGACTTCACCCGCAGGTATGGCGTGACGCGCGAGGAGGTGCTTGCCGCACTTAATAGGCTTCATGCCCGTGGTCTTATCAAACTAGCGTGA
- the crcB gene encoding fluoride efflux transporter CrcB: MEARDAITSIVIVLLGGGLGAVARWKLSMLVQEKCGCMFPLGTLVVNVLGSFLLGFVLGAAKFYGVFTREQRLFLATGFAGGFTTFSTFSYETFTLLSEMPLYAALNIVANVLAGLAAVYLGMVAAGVLYGRTMG; this comes from the coding sequence ATGGAGGCGCGGGATGCAATCACGAGCATTGTCATTGTTTTATTGGGAGGAGGGCTAGGTGCAGTAGCTAGATGGAAGCTTTCAATGCTAGTTCAAGAGAAGTGTGGTTGCATGTTTCCTCTCGGAACACTAGTGGTCAACGTATTGGGTTCATTCCTTCTTGGATTCGTTCTAGGTGCTGCAAAATTCTATGGAGTGTTTACTCGCGAGCAGAGGCTCTTTCTAGCAACGGGTTTTGCAGGAGGCTTCACCACCTTCTCTACATTCTCCTACGAGACGTTCACACTTCTAAGCGAAATGCCGCTATACGCGGCGCTAAATATCGTGGCTAATGTATTAGCGGGTCTTGCCGCAGTATACCTTGGTATGGTTGCTGCAGGTGTACTCTATGGGCGCACGATGGGCTAG
- a CDS encoding SWIM zinc finger family protein has protein sequence MKLFDVLRVRTSSDRVARAIRLVALDRVAYIREAYGGFVALVNGDSGEKHIVYISYDAKKFSCTCMDFVRWRRPCKHILAAAYIVDKMIVAQTKPPSSQLRESRVHHCCQASRVVL, from the coding sequence ATGAAGCTCTTCGATGTGCTCCGTGTGCGAACAAGTAGTGACCGTGTTGCACGTGCAATAAGATTAGTCGCGCTTGATAGGGTAGCATATATAAGGGAGGCATATGGCGGTTTTGTTGCACTCGTGAACGGTGATAGTGGAGAAAAGCACATAGTGTACATATCGTATGATGCGAAGAAGTTCTCTTGTACGTGTATGGATTTTGTGAGATGGCGTAGACCGTGTAAGCACATCCTTGCTGCCGCTTACATAGTTGATAAGATGATAGTGGCTCAGACGAAACCTCCATCATCACAACTCAGAGAGAGTCGTGTTCATCATTGCTGCCAAGCTTCTCGCGTAGTCTTGTAA
- a CDS encoding ATP-binding protein has protein sequence MREKSETTSRVLGVVLSGATTKQAIAQLTEHGEKIVNEGMLVGIQLWGSERLAIARVEKLRIESDIFKPGDAWSELRRESLDALTMLESVSSPYVTAVLNIIGLAGEPGLPPLPRPPKPGDKVVELPRDPSLLFGIDENRPGVIWYGDIYGYQGLPVPLDVENITMHVGVFGETGSGKSYGVGYLLELLSQIPLGNGKTAALPMIVIDANGDYLDYHHVFVTRGSLGALHKVIRFVTPRSRLRSTPFTREIKISLDFFTPREAAEIIMMYKTGGLDINEMQVSALDRVISELTEEGYTITELLTNEINLVYERLEELSRGRDAPIHHQTARAIRSALDKFYREVYKQHGILSTEPTFTGELIDDITRNPSMLIVDFSADGAPGVPLQVKQLIVAYIARLLYEKFTRYKVDGDERYLLLIIEEAQNYAPNLRNYPIGMSIARDYLALIATQGRKFGISLLLVSQRPAFVDPVVLSMTNTWIIHRVAPDDVHYIARAVGGLPEDLEKRLTSLPRGVAVIAGQMNMIGHPVLVRVGKRKVSHRMGMTRVVETLRRLYSGRNGD, from the coding sequence TTGAGAGAGAAGAGTGAAACTACTAGCCGCGTGCTAGGTGTTGTGCTTAGCGGCGCGACAACCAAGCAAGCAATAGCTCAGCTAACGGAACATGGCGAGAAGATTGTCAACGAGGGTATGCTTGTAGGCATACAGTTGTGGGGTAGCGAGAGACTCGCAATAGCACGTGTGGAGAAGTTACGGATAGAAAGTGACATATTCAAACCCGGCGACGCTTGGAGCGAATTACGACGTGAGTCTCTAGACGCACTAACTATGCTAGAGAGTGTGTCGTCACCCTACGTCACCGCCGTACTCAACATAATCGGATTAGCTGGCGAGCCAGGATTACCACCATTACCGCGTCCCCCAAAGCCAGGTGATAAGGTAGTAGAGCTTCCACGCGACCCCAGTCTCCTGTTCGGCATAGACGAGAATCGTCCCGGAGTAATCTGGTACGGCGATATTTACGGGTATCAGGGTCTACCAGTACCACTAGATGTAGAAAACATCACTATGCATGTCGGCGTGTTTGGAGAGACGGGTAGCGGGAAAAGCTATGGCGTCGGTTACCTCTTGGAACTATTATCTCAAATACCACTAGGTAACGGCAAAACTGCCGCTCTACCAATGATAGTCATTGATGCTAACGGTGATTACCTCGACTATCACCATGTATTCGTTACGAGGGGTTCGCTAGGGGCTTTACACAAGGTCATCCGCTTCGTGACTCCCCGGTCTCGTCTGCGCAGTACGCCATTTACACGCGAGATTAAGATAAGCCTCGATTTCTTCACACCTCGAGAGGCTGCAGAGATAATAATGATGTATAAAACTGGTGGCCTTGATATTAACGAGATGCAGGTATCTGCGCTTGACCGCGTTATTTCCGAACTTACCGAAGAAGGCTATACCATAACCGAGTTGCTCACCAACGAGATTAACCTTGTGTACGAGAGGCTCGAAGAGCTAAGCAGAGGCCGCGATGCACCGATTCACCATCAGACAGCCAGAGCCATTAGATCAGCTCTTGACAAGTTCTACCGAGAAGTGTACAAGCAGCATGGCATACTCTCGACAGAACCTACATTCACCGGCGAACTCATAGACGATATCACACGCAACCCTAGCATGCTCATAGTTGATTTCTCGGCCGACGGTGCACCAGGAGTGCCGCTCCAAGTTAAGCAGTTGATAGTCGCGTATATTGCTAGGCTACTCTACGAGAAGTTTACGAGATACAAGGTTGACGGCGACGAGAGGTATCTTCTCTTGATTATCGAGGAGGCGCAGAACTATGCACCCAATCTACGAAACTATCCGATAGGTATGAGCATTGCACGTGACTATCTAGCGCTCATAGCCACCCAGGGTAGGAAGTTTGGAATTAGCCTCCTGCTGGTCAGCCAGCGACCAGCTTTTGTCGACCCCGTTGTACTGTCAATGACAAACACGTGGATTATACACCGGGTCGCGCCTGACGACGTGCATTACATTGCTAGGGCTGTGGGTGGGCTACCCGAAGACCTAGAGAAGCGTCTTACTAGTCTGCCACGGGGTGTCGCAGTTATTGCCGGCCAGATGAATATGATTGGGCACCCGGTGCTGGTTAGAGTGGGTAAGCGAAAGGTATCACACCGGATGGGGATGACTAGAGTTGTTGAGACCCTCAGAAGGCTTTATAGTGGACGAAATGGCGATTGA